The Salminus brasiliensis chromosome 14, fSalBra1.hap2, whole genome shotgun sequence genome contains the following window.
TGCATATTGTCTCttgatgttcaccatttgtccTCATGGTGGTGCATTTTAGCTACGTTATATTTTTGTCCAACAGACGCCTATATACACTCATTGGTAGACATATGCACATTCacagtagttttagtagtaagGGAGTTCAGATGCTCTGTTTAGATCCATTTTGCTAGAAGGCCAAGTGACAATGAGTTAGAAAGGTGTGTTTGTGATGTGTGCATGTGCTGTACCAGGTAGGAGAGGGCGCTGTGAGAGGGACTTAGTTGCTGTCTGAGTGATTTGTATCTCCTGTCCTCTATACTTTCTATCCAGCACTTTCTGTCAGCAGCATTAGCACAGATGAAGATTTTTGAGTCCACCATGGGCCCTGCATAGGTAAGACAGCAGCAATAAGTGATCCCAAACTGCATAACTTGTAATATCAAGTAAAGTTATATAAGTCATCAGTTCACCCAAACACTGGCTGCTATACACATAAGATCCGGCAGGTCACGTCATTAATTTTCCCAGAGAAACAAATTCAAGCTTTTAAACTTGAgcttaaatttaataaaaaatgcaaCATTTAATTGAAAACTAAGCTACTAAAACTAGCTTAATATGaagttttttgcttttttagtaTTGAAAATGCTTCAGAAATGGGCTTGGTTCCTTCATTTAAACTGATGAGGAGTTTACATGACTTTTATAATGGAACTCTAGGACATGACCTGCCTTTTTTCCTTTACGTCCTAAGTTATTATGCTATTTTCCCCCCAAATGAAGCAATATTGACTGCTTAAAAAGACCTACTCACCACTAATCTCAAACATGTGTGTCGCACTTGAGTCCTGTTGCGAAGTCACTCGCACCTCAATTGCTGAAAGAGGAAGAATGCCCTGCAAagccacatcacacacacacacacacatggttgaCTGGGCAAAGTCTGAAATAGAAACACAGAAATCTATTTAGAAAGCTTTATTTCACGACTTTTACCACAGCATACATTTACCTCGTAGATAAAGTCCTGGTTTGAGTTGTCCAGAGCGAggattaataaatgaaaagaaaagagaaccAGATATCTTTCACTCATCACCTGTATGGAACAAGAGGTTAAAATGTGGGTCACACACATATTCAGGTCAGGGAAACAGGGCTGCAATATCAGTGAAACCTATCAAGCTCACACAGAATGTGAAATACTCAGCATGGCTATACTGGTGTGTTTGAAGTGTTTAATAAATAAGTGTTTATTAAGaacattatttattcatttagtcTTGGATTTGTTCGTACCCTTGTGTAGCCACTGTGTAAAGATACAAGTGAGGAGTGTATGATGTCTCCGAAAGTGTGTAGCCCTCGGCCTTCCCAGTCTCTAATGGGATGAGTATAGAGTCTGTGGTGAAGCTCATCTTTGGTCCACCCCCACAGTACCACCTTGCaaacaaaacacagccaatcagacacaCATACGTGTCTTCCTGCAAAAGCTCATGCCATGGTCACACACAATGATACAGTACATGCACTCCACTTTACCCATAATAATCCATATGTATTCTGAATGACTGGGGTGAAGCAGAGTCAGCTCAGGTATCAGACACTGTAATACTAGTTGTGCTGCTTTAAAGTATTAAAATCAGAGTCATACTTGTGAGTTccttttctgagtaaactcttGTGAAGAGATGGGATCTGGGACCTTAAATGAGAAATGCAAAGGAATTAAGTCAGATTGTTCtattcatttaataatatatacaacaacaccaccacatAGTGGACAACCATATGGACAACCATAAGTAATACTATAAAAAGTATTTTCATAAGAATCTgtaaaacagtgtctctgtgtaATGTTTATTTAGTACTCTTTTATAGtaatctatatatgtatatttctcCAAATTTActttacatgatttttttttataagaatCCTTAATGAGCTCTTAAGGTACCAAGGACAACTAACAAGTAAGAGATGTTCTCTCAGTTCTCTCAAATTGTTCCCCCAGTTTAACAATCTGTTCccccaatttaataaatcgttccctcagtttaacaatCTGTTCCCccaatttaataaaatgttcccccaatttaataaataattccctcatTTTAACAAATCATTTATCTGTTTTCtctatttaataaattgttctcaCAATTTAATAAAGCATTCATTGAGTTTAACAATCGGTTCccccaatttaataaataattccctcatTTTAACAAATCATTTATCTGTTTTCGCTGTTTTTGCTGttctctcaatttaataaatcgttctctcagtttaataaattatttaataaattgtaccctcagtttaataaattgtaCCTTCAGTTTAATACATTATACCctacatttaataaattattcccTCAATggaataaattgttccctcagtttaattaGCTAACTGTTCCACCCTGTCTAACAATCTGTTCTCTGAGTTTAATAAAACATTCCTCAGTTTAGAGGGAACACTTTAGTTCATTTTagttaacattttattaattgctTAAGCAAAATCTTATTAGTATCATAACAGCATTCAACAGCTAAATTCAacataaagaaaatacatgagTCTTGACTATCTATAATTTAGGGTAGCATATGATACTGAACATTAGCACAGAAAATCCTACATTTTGACAGCTTGTCATGTTAAATGTTAGACAAAATAGGTCATTTACACTACGACTGAGAGGTAGATTTCCAAAAGAGGTTAAAATCTGCCTTTCTCTCATGACTGACCATAAGCAGAGACATGATAAATGGGCCTATAAGGACTACATGTCTGTAGGCCTGACATTTACCTCCTCTTTGAATTGCCTCACAGAGGGACAACGATGAGGAAGGTCATTTGTCTCAGTCCTGGCAGAAACCTGTAGCCTGCTCTCCCCCAGAGTCCACACCCTGCAAATATCAGGTAACACTGAAAATGCTGGTACACAGCTTTAGGGCTAATGGTGCAACAGTGAACGAAACTGCACGGTCATCAGTTAGAATTATGCAAGCTAGCTAGCATGTTTACTCCTctacacagctccacagcagaTGTTGCCAGTATTACATTTGTCCTCAATAATAAGAGTTAAAAGTCCCTCCAAAGTAACATAATATATGGTCATTTACAGTAAAGGCTCTTATATTTTTGGTTCTTATTAGCTAACCATGTAAATGTGGTCAGTTTAACGTTGGTTTGCGTGT
Protein-coding sequences here:
- the LOC140577343 gene encoding probable pleckstrin homology domain-containing family N member 1; the protein is MGCCSVTPKATGIDEVGPDEIELLDIDAAGVWTLGESRLQVSARTETNDLPHRCPSVRQFKEEVPDPISSQEFTQKRNSQVVLWGWTKDELHHRLYTHPIRDWEGRGLHTFGDIIHSSLVSLHSGYTRVMSERYLVLFSFHLLILALDNSNQDFIYEGILPLSAIEVRVTSQQDSSATHMFEISGPMVDSKIFICANAADRKCWIESIEDRRYKSLRQQLSPSHSALSYLLPCDESWKKEELKRYLLRSPIWQWEGTPIQHMGQPVYLSLVHISNMQKNASQERLLMLFPLDVLILSVDGQRVHVKYEGRLPRKGIRALEKSALPGRLEFELTGDLMEPLLVSCTYPEDYQNWIFQLQQPEKVPHTISNHTPPPLIPKKRRS